TGCGTCCTGTCGAACTCCTCTTTGATGGCCGCGAAGGGACGGTCCCAGCCCCAGGTATCGATGCCCATCACGCGGCTGCCCTGGTCTATCAGCCACAGCGTGGACTCCTCGGTCATGCCGCACCCCGCCGAGAAATACTCGGGCTTGCCCCAGAGCTTGTCTGAGTCCGTCTGTATCATGACTATATCCCAGGGCTTGATGCTGTAGTTAATCTTTTTTAGCGCAGCCTTGAGGTCTTCCACGGTTACACCGGAGCCCTGCGGCTTGTGCCGCATGTCCAGCACCACGCCGTCGTGGTAAAACCAGTCGAGCGGCATCTGGTCGATGGTCCTGGCCGCTTTACCTTCGGACAGAGGAGCGAAATGCCAGGGCGCGTCGACGTGCGTGCCGGCATGCGCGCCCAGCGTGGCTGCGTCGTCCGCCCACCCCAGCCCATCCGCCAGGTCATCCTTCTTGCCGCCCAGGAACATCTCGATGATGGGTAGGCTCAACTCATGCGCCTTATGCTCCACCCTGACGGGCAGGGGTTCGCTGGGGCTGTCCTCGGTGGGCACGCTCAAATCATAAATCCTGGTCATCTCACCGCTCCTTTCACATTATGGCCGATGATTATATTGCAAAATAGAGAA
This genomic window from Dehalococcoidia bacterium contains:
- a CDS encoding cyclase family protein → MTRIYDLSVPTEDSPSEPLPVRVEHKAHELSLPIIEMFLGGKKDDLADGLGWADDAATLGAHAGTHVDAPWHFAPLSEGKAARTIDQMPLDWFYHDGVVLDMRHKPQGSGVTVEDLKAALKKINYSIKPWDIVMIQTDSDKLWGKPEYFSAGCGMTEESTLWLIDQGSRVMGIDTWGWDRPFAAIKEEFDRTHDKGLIWTAHKAGIKKEYCHIEKLANLDKLPRPTGFKVACFPVRLTGGSAGWARVVAILDD